ATCCGTGCTGGCTTGAGGCTGCTGGCGGTGCTGATGGCTCTCGCCGTCGTCCTCCTCGTCGGGGCTCATCATGCTCGGCCTGGCGGCGATCTGCATCGCGCTGTCGATCCGGAAGCTGCCGTGGGTCACCACGAGCTGGCCCTCATCGAGCCCCGATCGGACCACGTAGTCTTCTCCTGCTCGTGGGCCAAGGATGATCTCGCGTGGCTCGTACAGCCAGCCCTCTGCCTGCTCGCTGGCGAGGTAGACCAGCGAGCGCCGCCCGGTGAAGAGGACGGCGGACGCGGGGATGACCAGGGGCTTGGTGACGGGCTGATCGGTGTCGATGATGCCGAGCTCCTTCACGGGCACAAGGTCCATGCCGCAGACGTCGCACTGCCCCGGTCCGTCTTTGACCACGGTCGGATGCATGGGGCTGACCCAGCGGCCAGTGAGGGACGCGTCAGGCACGACGCCTGACTCGGAAAGTTGAGGCAGAGCGACCGCGGTGGCGAACATCCCGGGTTTGAGCTCACCGTTGCGGTTGTCCACCGCAACCCGTACGGCGGCGGTCCGCGTCATCGGGTCGATCACCGGCTCGATGAAGGCCACCTTCCCTTCAAAGGATTGACCCGGCAGGGCCTCAACGGTGAAGCGCACCGTCATGCCCCACCGCAGAAGCGGCAACTGGGATTCGTAGGCCTCGAGGTCCAGCCAGAGCCGGGAGAGATCAGCGACGGTGGCGATCGGCTCGCCGGTGCCGACGTAGTCGCCTTCGCGCACGGCGAGGTGGGTAACAACCCCGCCGATGGGCGCATGGATGGTCAGCCTCTCGGTCGGCTGCTGACCTTTCTCAATCGATGTGATCTGTTCATCCGTCATCCCAAAGAGCTGGAGACGTTCGCGTGCGGCGGTCAACGTACGGCGTGTCGACTCGCGGATCAGGGTGCTGCCTCCCTCACCCAGGCGTTCCAGGGTGCCTTGGACCTGCTTCAACTCTTCAAAGGCACTGATCAACTCGGGGCTGTAAAACTCGGCCATATGATCCCCCTGACGGACCGGGACGCCGACGTAGTTCACGAACAGTCGTTCAACTCGTCCAGGTATATAGGCGGTCAGCCGTGCGACGCGGGTCTGGTCGTAGGTGATCTTGCCGAACAGTCGGACCTCGGCGGTGGGGAACCGACGTTGAACCCGGGTGGCGCGCACCCTGGCCGCGTCCGCCTGAAGTTCGCTGAGGGAAAGACCCTTCGACGCCTGTTCCTGCCCCTCAGCCTGATCCACGGGGATCAAGTCCATCGAGCAGATCGGGCACTTGCCATCGGGATCGCGCGAGCGGACCGACGGGTGCATGGAGCAGGTGTACCAGGCGTCCTGATCGACTTCTGCTGATTCTGTTTCTGGTGAAGTCGGTGAAGTGGTGGAGCCAAGTCCCAACCAGTAGCCGATTCCGACGGCAACGAGCATGAGACCCAAGACCGGCAGCCATCGCAGGCCTTGCTTGCCGAAAGGCGGAATCACGAATCGTTGCTTGTCGCGGTTGGTCACGGCTGCATGTCCTGTTCGTTCTCATCCTCAATGGCGATCGCGGTCAGCGGCTCACCCACGAGCGTCTGCAGGCGGACGAGCGACTTGCCGCGGTCCGCATGAGCTCGTTCCGCGGCGAGTTCGAACTCGAGCAGAGTGCGTTCAGCATCGAGGAGTTCGAGCATCGAGATCTCCCCGGTACGAAACGCGGCCCGTGAAGCCTCCAGCGACTCCTCCGCCTTGGGGATCAGGCTCTGGAGGTACAGGTCGGATCGACGGATGGCGTCGCGGTGCTCAAAGACCAGACGCTCGATCGAAGCGTCAAGATCGCTCGCCTGCTGGGAACGTTCGTAACCGGCGGCGAGTCGCCTGGCGGTCGCCTCGCGGATACCCGCGTCGATCCGGCCGCGCCAGATCGGCAGGTTGATCCCGAATCTCAGCAGGATCGGGTCGTCACCGCTCTCAGCGATCCTGCTGTTGGGTGCCTCGCCAGTCACCAGATAGTCCACGCCGACCGTCACGTCAGGGATCGATGCTTTTTTGGCGGCTTCGGCGAGATAGCGCTGCTGCTCGATCTGCTGCTCGAGCGCCCTCAGATCCGGGTTGCTGCGCTGCGCACGATCCCTCAACTCCGCGATGCTGGCCGAGAGGCTCAGATCGGGGAGTGGATGCAGCCCTGGCACCGGCGCGTTTGCACGGCGATGCAGCGAGCTGTTGAGCTCGGCGACGTACGACGGCCGCATCGACCGGAGTCGTTCGAGACGATCCTCCATCTCGCCGAGCTCGACCTGAACCCGTACGAGTTCGGGATGGGATCCGGATCCCACGCGGTATCGGGTCCGCACGAGATCCTCGAAGCTGCTGAGCAGCAACAGGTTCGCCTCGGCGATGCGCGTTGAGGCGTCGAGATAGGCCAGATCGTGAAGCGCAACCACCACACGCTCCGCAACGTCAAAACGTGCGGCCCGGTAGTCCTCCCAGGCCGCGGCCGCGGCTCTTCCGGCCGCGTCCTCACGGTCCCTGAGCTTCCAGGGCCAAGGCAGGGTCTGCTGGACGCCAACGCGGGCCTGCTGCGGGCCCACCCGCGTTTCGAGCTCATCGAGGAAGAAGCCGACGCCGAGCTTTGGGTCCGGCAGACTGCTGACCTGCGGGACCCGCGCCTTGGCGGCGGTCCACCG
This Phycisphaeraceae bacterium DNA region includes the following protein-coding sequences:
- a CDS encoding efflux RND transporter periplasmic adaptor subunit encodes the protein MTNRDKQRFVIPPFGKQGLRWLPVLGLMLVAVGIGYWLGLGSTTSPTSPETESAEVDQDAWYTCSMHPSVRSRDPDGKCPICSMDLIPVDQAEGQEQASKGLSLSELQADAARVRATRVQRRFPTAEVRLFGKITYDQTRVARLTAYIPGRVERLFVNYVGVPVRQGDHMAEFYSPELISAFEELKQVQGTLERLGEGGSTLIRESTRRTLTAARERLQLFGMTDEQITSIEKGQQPTERLTIHAPIGGVVTHLAVREGDYVGTGEPIATVADLSRLWLDLEAYESQLPLLRWGMTVRFTVEALPGQSFEGKVAFIEPVIDPMTRTAAVRVAVDNRNGELKPGMFATAVALPQLSESGVVPDASLTGRWVSPMHPTVVKDGPGQCDVCGMDLVPVKELGIIDTDQPVTKPLVIPASAVLFTGRRSLVYLASEQAEGWLYEPREIILGPRAGEDYVVRSGLDEGQLVVTHGSFRIDSAMQIAARPSMMSPDEEDDGESHQHRQQPQASTDTSATKTVDPAERAEAPKASGLSESENLMPVYNAYFTLQQALASDDLQAAQEARTQLRVSAEALDEKIRSETDQNLDLHILKPLIESRFTDSLESLRDEFEPISDAVIRLESRLGHTGSATWYRAHCPMAFDNRGADWLQRDQAISNPYFGAMMLGCGEIRETLEPIEPAKGHEAPDHE
- a CDS encoding TolC family protein; the protein is MTPYGLRWSMPVLIGLLWGCASPLDHHESDGHGLTDRLALSGSTSPARLAEKSEHPLTATSLPGDYVACALEHSPAVKAARQRWTAAKARVPQVSSLPDPKLGVGFFLDELETRVGPQQARVGVQQTLPWPWKLRDREDAAGRAAAAAWEDYRAARFDVAERVVVALHDLAYLDASTRIAEANLLLLSSFEDLVRTRYRVGSGSHPELVRVQVELGEMEDRLERLRSMRPSYVAELNSSLHRRANAPVPGLHPLPDLSLSASIAELRDRAQRSNPDLRALEQQIEQQRYLAEAAKKASIPDVTVGVDYLVTGEAPNSRIAESGDDPILLRFGINLPIWRGRIDAGIREATARRLAAGYERSQQASDLDASIERLVFEHRDAIRRSDLYLQSLIPKAEESLEASRAAFRTGEISMLELLDAERTLLEFELAAERAHADRGKSLVRLQTLVGEPLTAIAIEDENEQDMQP